One window of the Oceanicaulis sp. genome contains the following:
- a CDS encoding SDR family oxidoreductase, protein MGGRFEFGGGTAVITGAASGIGEALAEALAARGCNLALADIDEAGVKAVANRLNSNTVRATAHKLDVSDPAAPAAFAETVKAEHGGATLLVNNAGIAAGGTFDEITPEVFDQVMAVNFHGVVAMSRAFLPLLKAAPASRLVNISSIFGVVAPPGQTAYCASKFAVRGFSMALAHELEGSNVGVTVVHPGGVATKIAENARIPEDADPEEVAAAKAHAKAALIMPPPRAAEIILSGVERGKRRVLVGNDAQLAAIFERLLPASYMAVMRRRVSAR, encoded by the coding sequence ATGGGCGGACGCTTCGAATTTGGCGGCGGCACGGCGGTGATCACCGGCGCGGCTAGCGGCATCGGCGAGGCGCTGGCCGAGGCGCTCGCCGCCCGCGGCTGCAATCTCGCTTTGGCCGATATAGACGAGGCGGGCGTGAAGGCGGTCGCCAATCGCCTGAATTCAAACACCGTTCGCGCCACGGCCCATAAGCTCGACGTCTCCGATCCGGCAGCGCCCGCGGCCTTCGCCGAGACCGTGAAGGCCGAGCATGGCGGAGCGACCCTTCTGGTCAACAACGCCGGCATCGCCGCGGGCGGCACGTTCGACGAAATCACGCCTGAGGTCTTCGATCAGGTGATGGCGGTAAATTTCCACGGCGTCGTGGCGATGAGCCGGGCCTTCCTGCCGCTTCTAAAGGCCGCACCCGCTTCGAGGCTCGTGAACATCTCCTCGATCTTCGGCGTGGTCGCGCCTCCCGGTCAGACCGCCTATTGCGCCAGCAAGTTCGCCGTGCGGGGCTTTTCGATGGCGCTGGCGCATGAGCTCGAAGGCTCGAATGTCGGCGTCACGGTGGTCCATCCCGGCGGCGTCGCCACGAAGATCGCCGAGAACGCCCGCATCCCCGAAGACGCCGACCCCGAGGAGGTGGCAGCGGCGAAAGCCCACGCCAAGGCGGCGCTGATCATGCCCCCGCCCCGCGCCGCGGAGATCATCCTCAGCGGCGTGGAGCGGGGCAAACGCCGGGTGCTCGTGGGCAACGACGCCCAGCTCGCCGCGATCTTCGAGCGGCTGCTGCCGGCGAGCTACATGGCGGTCATGCGCCGCCGGGTGAGCGCGCGCTAG
- a CDS encoding DUF885 domain-containing protein, whose product MRVLIVLLAVLLAAPAFADPAEDLEALIADYEAFNEARDVIGKGRRGDLDAASRWPDASYEAVAARDSAMAEFLARLEAIDPGALPGDQAASYAVLAYLLESAAAIPSTRAAMTPFTNDSGFHTSPNFVAMGTRLRTPEQAEAWIARIEALPAYFDQHQAWLERGLELGITQPREILPGVADQIEAQIVAPEDSTLFAPLRGLPDTLSMQERERLEAAALRAIEEEALPALRELHRFFVNEYIPGARETLGARALPGGDAFYSDLVRMHTTLDTSPEAVHQRGLSEVARIRAEMEEVIAETGFEGSFADFLQFLRTDPRFYADSEMELMMTASYLSKKADDAMPAFFDRLPRLPYGVRAVPAALAPNYTTARYWPGDAENGEAGGYMVNTYRLDQRPLYELPALTLHEAVPGHHHQIALAQEMQDVPDFRRETYITAFGEGWGLYAEYLGYDMGFYEDPYDRFGALTYEMWRACRLVADTGIHWYGWTREEAEACFLENSALAPLNITNEVSRYISWPGQALAYKTGELLIRELRSDAEARLGADFDLSAFHDTILEEGGVPLGYLETKMRNWIDAQAAATEN is encoded by the coding sequence ATGCGTGTGCTGATCGTTCTTCTCGCCGTCCTGCTGGCCGCGCCCGCCTTCGCTGATCCGGCGGAGGACCTCGAGGCGCTGATCGCCGACTATGAAGCCTTCAACGAGGCGCGCGACGTGATCGGCAAGGGGCGGCGCGGCGATCTCGACGCGGCCTCGCGCTGGCCCGATGCCAGCTATGAGGCGGTCGCGGCGCGCGATTCTGCGATGGCGGAATTCCTCGCGCGGCTCGAAGCGATCGATCCGGGCGCCCTGCCCGGCGATCAGGCCGCCAGCTACGCCGTGCTCGCCTATCTGCTTGAAAGCGCGGCGGCGATCCCGTCCACGCGCGCGGCGATGACGCCCTTCACCAACGACAGCGGGTTTCACACCAGCCCGAACTTCGTCGCGATGGGCACCCGCCTGCGCACGCCCGAACAGGCCGAAGCCTGGATCGCGCGGATCGAGGCGCTGCCGGCCTATTTCGATCAGCACCAGGCCTGGCTGGAGCGCGGGCTCGAGCTCGGGATCACCCAGCCGCGCGAGATCCTGCCCGGCGTCGCCGACCAGATCGAAGCCCAGATCGTCGCGCCCGAAGACAGCACGCTGTTCGCGCCGCTGCGGGGCCTGCCCGATACGTTGAGCATGCAGGAGCGCGAGCGCCTCGAGGCGGCGGCCTTGCGGGCGATCGAGGAAGAGGCCCTGCCGGCCCTGCGCGAGCTGCATCGCTTCTTCGTGAACGAATACATCCCCGGCGCGCGCGAGACGCTGGGCGCCCGCGCCCTGCCCGGCGGGGACGCGTTCTATTCCGACCTCGTGCGCATGCACACCACGCTCGATACCAGCCCTGAGGCGGTTCATCAGCGCGGCCTTTCGGAAGTGGCGCGCATCCGCGCCGAGATGGAGGAGGTCATCGCCGAGACCGGCTTCGAGGGCTCGTTCGCGGACTTCCTTCAGTTCCTGCGCACCGATCCGCGCTTCTACGCGGACAGCGAGATGGAGCTGATGATGACGGCGTCGTACCTGTCCAAGAAGGCCGACGACGCCATGCCCGCCTTCTTCGACCGTTTGCCGCGCCTTCCTTACGGCGTGCGCGCCGTGCCCGCCGCTCTGGCGCCGAACTACACGACGGCGCGCTACTGGCCGGGCGATGCGGAGAACGGCGAGGCGGGCGGCTACATGGTCAACACCTACCGGCTCGACCAGCGCCCGCTTTACGAGCTGCCCGCGCTGACCCTGCACGAGGCGGTGCCGGGCCATCACCACCAGATCGCGCTCGCCCAGGAAATGCAGGACGTGCCCGATTTCCGGCGCGAGACCTACATCACCGCCTTCGGCGAGGGCTGGGGGCTCTATGCGGAGTATCTCGGCTACGACATGGGCTTTTACGAGGACCCGTACGACCGGTTCGGCGCGCTGACCTACGAGATGTGGCGCGCCTGCCGGCTGGTCGCCGACACCGGCATCCACTGGTACGGCTGGACCCGTGAGGAGGCCGAGGCGTGTTTCCTCGAGAACTCCGCCCTCGCGCCGCTGAACATCACCAACGAGGTCAGCCGCTATATCAGCTGGCCGGGCCAGGCGCTGGCCTACAAGACCGGCGAGCTGCTGATCCGCGAGCTGCGCTCGGATGCAGAGGCGCGGTTGGGCGCCGATTTCGACCTTTCCGCCTTCCACGACACGATCCTGGAAGAGGGCGGGGTGCCGCTGGGCTATCTCGAAACGAAGATGCGCAACTGGATCGACGCGCAGGCGGCGGCGACCGAAAACTAG